The Candidatus Atribacteria bacterium ADurb.Bin276 sequence GGACCAAAAAACCATTTATCGCTTAATTGAGATTGGGGAAGTTCCCCTTGAATGGCAAAAGGAAATTCAACATAGTGACTATGAGCAAAAAGAATGGGTGGATTTTCTATCTCCATTTAAAGGAGAGAATTAAGCGAATTCTCTAACTGCTGAAAGGGAGGAGGGATGACATGCCAGATATAATCATTACCATAGGAGGCGAAGCAGGGCAGGGTGTTCAAACCATAGGTGAGGTATTATCGCGTATTCTCATCCGAAGTGGTTTTTATGTTTTTTCTATTCAAGACTATCATTCCCGCATTCGTGGTGGGCACAATTCGGTTCAAATTCGCTTCTCTGATCAACCGATACAAGCCATTGGTACCGATTTAGACCTTTTAGTATGTCTCAACTCTGAAACTCAGGAAATACACCAACCAGCACTAAAATCGGATGGGATAATGATAGGGATGATTAAAAAATCACCTTCAACTTCTTCAGCGATCTCAATTAATTTTAACGAAATGGCAGAAGAATTAGGAAATCGGATATTTGCCAATATTATTGCAGTAGGTGCTTTAATTGAAATTTTGGGGATCGATGATAAAATTGCCGAATTGTATTTGGAGGAAATTTTCCAAAAAAAAGGTAATGATGTCGTTCGGCTCAATAAAGAAGCACTTGCTTTAGGACAAAAGGAAATCAAGAGACAACAAATCCCTCGGCAATTTTTAGATAAAAAAAATGGAAATCCGAACCAGGGAAATCTTTTATTAATAGGAGGAAATGAAGCTTTAGGTCTGGGTGCGATCCTGGCAGGATGTACTTTTTATAGCGCCTATCCCATGACACCATCAACCGGAGTCATGAATTTCATATCATCCCGCTCTAAAAAATACGGTATTATTGTCGAACAGGCTGAAGATGAAATTGCAGCAATTAATATGGCCATTGGAGCATCCTATGCTGGTGCTAAGGCGATGACAGCCACTTCAGGAGGAGGTTTTTGTTTAATGGCAGAAGGTTTAGGATTGGCGGCTATGACCGAAACTCCAATAGTTGTTTTAGATGGTATGCGCCCCGGTCCTTCAACCGGTTTACCAACCCGAACCTCCCAGGGTGATCTTGAATTTGTCCTCTCAGCTTCCCATGATGAATTTCCTCGATTTGTATTTGCTCCTCGAGATCCCCAAGATGCTATCGATACAATGATTCGTGCTTTTAATCTATCCGACCGTTTTCAAGTTCCGGTAATAATTCTTTCCGATCAATACCTAGCCGATAGTAGTTGGACATTTTCTCAAATGAAAATGAATGAGCAACCCCAGAAAATACAAACTGTTATTGGTGACCACTCTTACCAGCGGTATGCTCTTACCGATTCTGGAATCTCTCCACGCGCTCTTCCCGGGATGAGTGAGGCTTTAGTAGTTGCCGATAGCGATGAACACGACGAGATTGGCCATTTGACTGAAGATTTAAACCAAATCCTGGCTCGCCACCGCTAATCATCAGTGCCAAATTATTTTCTTCTATCATCATTTGTAAATCTTTAATATAGTAATCAGATTCTGTTTCAATTTTCATTTTTGTAATTGTATCACAAAATGGACACGGGTGTAGTCCATTTTCTTCTAAATATCCATGAGCACGATTACAGTATTTAAACCTGGTTAATAACATTTTCTTTCCGCAATCATCACCCTCCGCTTGCCATGTAAAATTCATACATTCAATTAATTTTATACTTTTCATTTTATAATATGAATCCTTTCTATTTTATTGTTTGTTCTATTAAAAAGTTAAAATTTCCTGTTTTTTAGTTAATAGAGGTTCTAATAATAAATTATATCTGTCTGTCCAACTAAAATCTAACATTGTTTTTACATCAATGAGAGATGTAATTTTATTCATACAGATAATGGAAAAAATTATCCTATTGATTATTCCCTGGATAAAATCGAGCAACAGATTGATGCGAAATCATTCTTCAGGATTAACAGGAATTTCATTATTAATTATTCCGCAATCCAGGATATTATTGCCTATTCATCGAACCGATTAAAAATTGTATTAAAAGACTGGACTGAAAAAGAAGATATAATTGTAAGCAGAGAACGTGTTTCGGATTTTAAAGAATGGATGGACAGGTGATTCCTTCCCTTCGCTTGAATACACATTGCCAAGCCACACAAGCCAAACGCAAAACCAAAGCTTGGCAAAGAGTATTCAAGCCCATCCGCCCGATTAGATTCGACCATTGATAAAAAAAGAATTAAATTTAGAGACTGATAATAAGGGCAGCACACAACACATGGTATAGTGCATGCGGGTTTCAGAGGTTTTCGAGCGTTTGTGGCTCGTAAAAAAAGTCGGTGTAAACTGATAGGAAATCGCTTCGTAATCCCGCACGACACCATA is a genomic window containing:
- the queE gene encoding 7-carboxy-7-deazaguanine synthase: MKSIKLIECMNFTWQAEGDDCGKKMLLTRFKYCNRAHGYLEENGLHPCPFCDTITKMKIETESDYYIKDLQMMIEENNLALMISGGEPGFGLNLQSNGQSRRVHRYRQLLKPHSSREERVERFQNR
- the korA_2 gene encoding 2-oxoglutarate oxidoreductase subunit KorA, with the translated sequence MPDIIITIGGEAGQGVQTIGEVLSRILIRSGFYVFSIQDYHSRIRGGHNSVQIRFSDQPIQAIGTDLDLLVCLNSETQEIHQPALKSDGIMIGMIKKSPSTSSAISINFNEMAEELGNRIFANIIAVGALIEILGIDDKIAELYLEEIFQKKGNDVVRLNKEALALGQKEIKRQQIPRQFLDKKNGNPNQGNLLLIGGNEALGLGAILAGCTFYSAYPMTPSTGVMNFISSRSKKYGIIVEQAEDEIAAINMAIGASYAGAKAMTATSGGGFCLMAEGLGLAAMTETPIVVLDGMRPGPSTGLPTRTSQGDLEFVLSASHDEFPRFVFAPRDPQDAIDTMIRAFNLSDRFQVPVIILSDQYLADSSWTFSQMKMNEQPQKIQTVIGDHSYQRYALTDSGISPRALPGMSEALVVADSDEHDEIGHLTEDLNQILARHR